In Mycolicibacterium alvei, a single window of DNA contains:
- the hadA gene encoding (3R)-hydroxyacyl-ACP dehydratase subunit HadA yields MALSSNIVGMHYRHPEHYEVGREKIREHAIAVKNDDAFYHDEAAAAELGHDSLPAPLTFICIFGYQAQWAFFEWANIGIQDAQIVQVDQELKFFKPVKAGDKLYCDVYVHSVRKAHGTDIIVTKNIITDDKGDVVQEAYTTLAGRAGDGEEGFN; encoded by the coding sequence GTGGCTCTATCGTCGAACATCGTCGGGATGCACTACCGGCATCCTGAGCATTATGAGGTCGGACGCGAGAAGATTCGCGAGCATGCGATCGCGGTCAAGAACGACGATGCGTTCTACCACGACGAGGCTGCAGCCGCCGAGCTCGGCCACGATTCGCTGCCGGCGCCGCTCACCTTTATCTGCATCTTCGGGTACCAGGCGCAGTGGGCGTTCTTCGAGTGGGCAAACATCGGCATCCAGGACGCACAGATCGTCCAGGTCGATCAGGAGCTCAAGTTCTTCAAGCCGGTCAAAGCCGGTGACAAGCTCTACTGCGACGTGTACGTCCACTCCGTGCGCAAGGCGCACGGCACCGACATCATCGTGACCAAGAACATCATCACCGACGACAAAGGTGACGTGGTCCAGGAGGCCTACACGACCCTGGCCGGGCGTGCGGGCGACGGAGAAGAGGGTTTTAACTGA
- the rpmG gene encoding 50S ribosomal protein L33 codes for MASSTDVRPKITLACEVCKHRNYITKKNRRNDPDRLEIKKFCPNCGTHQPHKESR; via the coding sequence GTGGCGTCGAGTACCGACGTACGGCCGAAGATCACTTTGGCGTGCGAGGTGTGCAAGCACCGCAACTACATCACCAAGAAGAACCGCCGCAACGATCCCGACCGGCTCGAGATCAAGAAGTTCTGCCCCAATTGCGGCACCCACCAGCCGCACAAAGAGTCGCGATAG